The Streptomyces sp. BHT-5-2 genomic interval GGAGCTCGTCGCCGGGATCGCCCGGGAGACCACCGGGCTGCGCGGTACGGCGGGCTTCGTCCGGACCGTCGCCGACGAGCCCGGCGTCGCCCGGCTGATCGCCGGTGTCCACCGGGCCGCCGAGGCCGGCAACGCACTGGCCGCCGACAGCCTGCTGCGCGGCGTCGTGGCCCGCCTGCTGCGCGGCCACGGGGGCGCGCAGCCCTCCCGGGCCGTCCCTTCGGCGGGCGCCCGTACCGCCGCCCGGGCCCGTGCCGTCCTGGAGGAGCGGATGGCCGAACCGCCCACCCTGGAGGAACTCGCTTCGGAGCTGGGTACCGGGCCGTTCGCGCTGCTGCGGGCCTTCCGGGCCGTGTACGGGATGCCGCCGCACACCTGGCTCACCGACGCCCGGGTGCGGCGGGCCAGGCTGCTCCTGGAAGCCGGCACGCCGCCCGCCGAGGCGGCCGTGGCGGTCGGCTTCACCGACCAGCCGCACCTGAACCGGCACTTCACCCGGATCGTCGGGGTGGCGCCGGGCGCCTACCGCAGGGAGCGCGCGGCGGGCGCAAGAACGTACAAGACCGCCGGGGAGGCCGCTTCCTAGTCTCCGGGGCATGGCAGAACAGACCGACAGCGCAGCGACCCCGGAGGCCGGGCGGCCCGTACCCGTGACCGCGAGGACCGACCCCGCAGGGCGCGCGGAGATACGCACAGCCCAGGTCCGCGCCTTCGAACGACCGGCCCCTGGGGCCCATGGCGAACCACCGCCCGAATCGGAGCGGCCCGCCGCCGCGGTCATCCGGGACGCGCTGGGCGTCGGCGTCGCCGTGGGGCTCTCCGGCTTCGCCTTCGGCGTCACCTCCGCCGGCGCCGGGCTCTCCCTGTGGCAGAGCTGCGCCCTGAGCCTCCTGGTCTTCACCGGGGCCTCGCAGTTCGCCCTGGTGGGCGCGCTCGCCGCGGGCGGCAACCCGTACACCGCCGCGGCCGGCGCCTTCTTCCTGGGCGTCCGCAACGCCTTCTACGGGCTGCGGCTCTCCGCCGTCCTCGGCTACCGGGGCGCGGCCCGGCCGCTGGCCGCCCACTGGGTCATCGACGAGACCACCGCCGTCACACTGGCCCAGCCCGGCCGGCGCAGCGCGCGGCTGGGCTTCACCGTCACCGGGCTGTCGCTGTACGTCCTGTGGAACCTCACCACGCTCGCCGGCGCGCTGGGGGCCCGGGCGCTCGGCGACACCGCCGCCTGGGGCCTGGACGCGGCCGGCCCCGCGGTCTTCGTGGCGCTGCTCGCGCCGATGCTGCGGACCGCCGTGGAGCGGTGCACGGCCGGCCTCGCCGTACTGCTGCTCATGGTGACGCTGCCGGTTCTGCCGGCGGGCGTGCCGGTGCTGCTCTCGGCGCTCGCCGCGCCCGCGGTACTCGCCTTCCAGGGACGGCGGCGGACGTCCGCCGCACGGGAGACGGCCCCCGCCGGGCCGTCGTCACAGGAGCGGGCCGACGCGGACCGCGGCACTCCGGGGGAGGACCGGGCATGAACGTCTGGATCGCGATCGGCGTCACCGCCGTCGGCTGCTACCTCGTCAAGTTCCTCGGCCTGTCGGCGCCCGCCGGCCTTCTGGAACGCCCTCTCGTCAAGCGGCTGGCCGCGCTGCTCCCGGTGGCCCTGCTGGCCGCGCTGACCGCCCAGCAGACCTTCGGCGACGGGCGGCACCTGATGCTGGACGCCAAGGCCGCCGGGGTCGCCGCCGCCGTTGTGGCGCTGCTGCTGCGCGCCCCGTTCCTGCTGATCGTCGCCGTCGCGGTGGCGGTCACCGCGGGGGTGCGCGCCCTGGGCGGGTGACGCGGCCGTCGGGCCACCGTGGGGCCGGCGGCTCGGTCCCCGCCCGTCAGCCGAGGGGCCGCCCGTAGGCCCGGAGCGTCAGCAGCGCCTCCAGGGTGACCACCGGGCGGCCCTCCAGCTCCGTACCGGGCGCCCAGAGGCGCCAGTTGACGGGCCATCCGCCGTCCGCCCCCTGGAGCGCGACGAGGTGGTCCAGGGCCCGGTCCATCTCCTGGTCGGTGAACCAGCCGCGGGCCAGGGAATCGGGCGAGGCGGCGAAGTCGTAGGCGAAGTGGTGCTCCCCGGGGGCGTATCCCTCGGACACCGGGGCCTCGTCCGCCCGGGCCGGGTCCAGCACGACCAGCCCCTGCTCCCGTACCAGCCGGCCCAGCCGCCGCGCCGCCGCGGCCGCGCGCGGCCGGTCCGGGGCACCGTTCAGGAACGCCACCGCGGCCGCGGCCTCGTAGGGATGGGTGCGCTCCAGGGATTCCACGGTCGCCCAGCAGTAGTCCGTGGCCCGGAACAGCCAGGCGTGCCACACCTGGTTGCGGTGCAGCAGTCCCACCACCGGGCCGGTCGCCAGCAGCGCGCTCGGCGGGGCGTCCACCACGGGGATCCAGGGCGCGGCCGGGTAGCCGCGCAGGGAGGGGTGCACGGCGGGCAGCGCCCCGTCGGGGGTCGAGATCCGCGTCAGATAGCGGCAGATCCCCTCCACCCGGCGGCCGTCGCACCGCCCGATGCGGTCCAGGACCTTCAGCGCGTGTGCGGTGTGCAGCGGTTGGCTGACCGGGCCGCGCAGGTCGGGTTCCAGGGCGTGGCCGTAGCCGTCGTCGTCGTTGCGGTACGCGGTGAGCGCGGTCTCGACCGGGTCCGCGCCGCCGCCGAGGAAGTGGTACGCGAAGAGGCGCTGCTCCAGCACCCGGGCGGTCAGCCAGACGAAGTGCTCGGCGCGCGCCAGAGGGGTCGCTGGGGGGCTTACGTTTTCGGCCATGGCCCGACCGTAGGGGCCAGATCCCGCTGCGGCACGGGCACCGGGCCCGGTGCCCTCCCAGGGCGGGACCCTGGAGGCATGCGGTTGACGATCTCCGCGGCGGCCGCGCGGGCGTCTCCGGAGGTGGACGGGGATTGCGGGTTCGCGGCGCGCATGCCGCGATGCCGCGCCTGAAGGGTCAACTCCCGCTGCACCGGCGCCTGTTCCTGGACCTCGTGCGACTCGCCTCCGCGGCATGTCGTCCGGCGGGCCGCTGACCCTGCCCCGTTCGCCCCTTTCACTCGCCTTCGTCCCAGGCGTCAGTCGTCCCAGGTGTCAATCGTCCCGGGCGTCAGTCGTCCCGGACGAAGGCCGGACCCTCGTGCCCGGCCACCGCCTTCGGGCACCGGAGGCGACCAGGCCCCCTGGTCGCCTCGGCCGCCCTGGATGCCGCTGGTTCCCGCGTCGGCCAACCGGAACGGGCCCCAACCGACCGTCCCGACAGGGCGGTTGGCGGGCCGCCGTCCCCTACTGCCGACGTCGTTGCCCTGAGGCCCGCGTGGGCGCCGTCCCGCCCGCGTCGCCGACACCACCGGCCGACGGCGCGCAGCCTCCCCTTCGCGACCCCTGGAGCCGATCCATGCCCCTGCGCCGCACCCG includes:
- a CDS encoding AzlD domain-containing protein; its protein translation is MNVWIAIGVTAVGCYLVKFLGLSAPAGLLERPLVKRLAALLPVALLAALTAQQTFGDGRHLMLDAKAAGVAAAVVALLLRAPFLLIVAVAVAVTAGVRALGG
- a CDS encoding AraC family transcriptional regulator translates to MAMIDADGARTAPRARDEWARHWHHPGLPGLDLLRARYVRHSFPRHAHDGYVLCAVTSGIEAIGLRDGVVRAGPGAIVMINPEVPHTAQAGAPEGWAYATLYPSTELVAGIARETTGLRGTAGFVRTVADEPGVARLIAGVHRAAEAGNALAADSLLRGVVARLLRGHGGAQPSRAVPSAGARTAARARAVLEERMAEPPTLEELASELGTGPFALLRAFRAVYGMPPHTWLTDARVRRARLLLEAGTPPAEAAVAVGFTDQPHLNRHFTRIVGVAPGAYRRERAAGARTYKTAGEAAS
- a CDS encoding AzlC family ABC transporter permease: MAEQTDSAATPEAGRPVPVTARTDPAGRAEIRTAQVRAFERPAPGAHGEPPPESERPAAAVIRDALGVGVAVGLSGFAFGVTSAGAGLSLWQSCALSLLVFTGASQFALVGALAAGGNPYTAAAGAFFLGVRNAFYGLRLSAVLGYRGAARPLAAHWVIDETTAVTLAQPGRRSARLGFTVTGLSLYVLWNLTTLAGALGARALGDTAAWGLDAAGPAVFVALLAPMLRTAVERCTAGLAVLLLMVTLPVLPAGVPVLLSALAAPAVLAFQGRRRTSAARETAPAGPSSQERADADRGTPGEDRA